The Nitrosomonas cryotolerans ATCC 49181 genome includes a window with the following:
- a CDS encoding glycosyltransferase family 2 protein: MILVDDRSTDASTRFSELITSTQYIRNDEAFGFIRACNRGGRLARDEYIVMLKLVG; encoded by the coding sequence GTGATTCTGGTTGATGATAGATCTACGGATGCAAGCACCCGTTTTTCTGAGCTCATTACGAGCACGCAGTACATTCGCAACGATGAAGCGTTTGGCTTTATCCGTGCCTGCAATCGCGGCGGCCGTTTAGCCCGTGATGAATATATTGTTATGCTGAAATTAGTAGGCTAG
- the rfbB gene encoding dTDP-glucose 4,6-dehydratase — protein sequence MILITGGAGFIGANFILNWFDTTDEPVVNLDKLTYAGNLRNLASLQDDPRHIFVHGDLGDTALTTRLLTEYQPRGIINFAAESHVDRSIHSPEDFIQTNIVGTFRLLESARAYWHGLQGAAQSNFRFLHVSTDEVYGSLKLDDPAFTEQHRYEPNSPYSASKAASDHLVRAYHHTYGLPVLTTNCSNNYGPYQFPEKLIPLMIVNALAGKSLPIYGDGRQVRDWLYVKDHCCAIQSVIQAGQPGEIYNIGGWNEKPNIDIVHTVCALLDELQPRIDGISYSQQIRFVKDRPGHDQRYAIDARKIERELGWKPAETFETGIRKTVQWYLDNQAWVSNVQNGNYRDWVHKQYEKVRA from the coding sequence ATGATTTTGATTACAGGCGGCGCCGGTTTCATAGGCGCCAATTTTATATTGAACTGGTTCGATACCACAGACGAGCCAGTAGTTAATCTCGACAAGTTGACCTATGCAGGTAATCTGCGCAATCTGGCCAGCCTGCAGGACGATCCACGTCACATCTTCGTGCACGGCGATCTCGGGGATACGGCGCTAACAACAAGACTGCTGACCGAATATCAGCCACGCGGAATCATCAATTTTGCTGCTGAATCCCATGTGGATCGTTCCATTCATAGCCCGGAAGACTTTATCCAAACCAATATTGTCGGCACCTTTCGTCTGCTTGAATCTGCACGCGCCTATTGGCATGGCTTGCAAGGTGCAGCCCAAAGCAATTTCCGCTTTCTGCATGTTTCAACTGATGAGGTATACGGTTCACTCAAGCTTGATGATCCCGCCTTTACCGAACAGCATCGCTACGAGCCCAATAGCCCTTATTCGGCCAGCAAGGCTGCCAGCGACCATCTGGTTCGCGCCTACCATCACACCTATGGCCTACCGGTACTGACAACCAACTGCTCCAATAACTATGGTCCTTATCAGTTCCCGGAAAAACTCATCCCACTGATGATTGTCAATGCCCTTGCTGGCAAATCACTGCCCATCTATGGTGATGGCCGGCAAGTGCGCGACTGGCTATACGTCAAAGACCATTGCTGCGCCATTCAATCTGTAATCCAGGCAGGCCAACCCGGCGAAATTTACAACATCGGTGGCTGGAATGAAAAACCCAATATTGATATTGTGCACACCGTCTGCGCATTACTCGATGAGCTGCAGCCACGCATTGACGGCATCAGTTACAGTCAGCAGATTCGCTTTGTCAAAGACCGCCCCGGTCATGATCAGCGCTATGCTATTGATGCCCGTAAGATCGAGCGCGAGCTTGGCTGGAAACCCGCTGAAACCTTCGAGACGGGCATCCGTAAAACCGTCCAGTGGTACCTGGATAACCAGGCATGGGTCAGCAATGTGCAAAACGGAAACTATCGTGACTGGGTGCACAAACAATATGAAAAAGTACGCGCGTGA
- the rfbD gene encoding dTDP-4-dehydrorhamnose reductase, which yields MKILLLGKNGQVGWELQRSLAMLGDVVALDRSTTSDGLCGDLSHIDSLIKTVRTVAPAIIVNAAAYTAVDKAESEAELAHAINAHAVGILAREAKQLDACLVHYSTDYVFSGQGTTPWQEQDTVAPQSSYGRSKLAGEAAIIASGTYALIFRTSWVFGVHGHNFLKTMLRAATRHETLKVVADQWGAPTSAHCIADITAHALQQIKTSHLERKSHLFHLAPSGYTHWHAYASYAIEYARACGWPVKAQQILALATAEWPTPAVRPANSRLDCRKLETLFKLHMPDWESGVRRVTELLIQENLQP from the coding sequence GTGAAAATTTTACTACTCGGTAAAAATGGGCAAGTCGGCTGGGAACTACAACGATCCCTGGCTATGCTCGGTGATGTTGTCGCCTTAGATCGGAGCACTACATCAGATGGTCTGTGCGGTGACCTGAGTCATATCGATAGCCTGATCAAAACAGTACGTACCGTGGCACCCGCTATCATTGTCAATGCGGCGGCTTATACTGCTGTGGACAAGGCCGAAAGCGAAGCCGAGCTGGCCCATGCCATCAATGCGCATGCCGTAGGAATACTGGCACGCGAAGCAAAGCAACTGGATGCCTGTCTGGTACACTATTCCACTGACTACGTGTTCTCCGGTCAGGGCACGACACCCTGGCAGGAACAGGATACAGTTGCGCCGCAATCGAGCTACGGGCGCAGCAAGCTGGCAGGCGAAGCAGCCATTATAGCCAGCGGTACCTATGCCTTGATATTTCGTACTTCATGGGTGTTTGGCGTGCATGGTCATAATTTTCTAAAAACGATGCTGCGGGCGGCCACCCGGCACGAGACGCTCAAGGTCGTCGCCGACCAGTGGGGCGCACCGACATCGGCGCACTGTATCGCCGATATTACCGCGCATGCGTTACAGCAAATTAAAACCAGCCACCTGGAGCGAAAATCCCACCTTTTTCATCTGGCACCCAGTGGCTATACGCACTGGCATGCCTATGCCAGCTACGCTATCGAATATGCACGGGCATGTGGCTGGCCAGTTAAAGCACAACAGATCCTTGCGCTGGCAACGGCCGAGTGGCCGACACCCGCCGTACGACCCGCTAACTCGCGTCTCGATTGCCGCAAACTCGAGACGCTATTTAAACTGCACATGCCAGATTGGGAATCAGGCGTACGCAGAGTCACAGAATTACTTATTCAGGAAAATTTACAACCATGA
- the rfbA gene encoding glucose-1-phosphate thymidylyltransferase RfbA, which translates to MIQRKGIILAGGSGTRLHPSTLAVSKQLLTVYDKPMIYYPLSTLLLAGIRDALIISTPQDTPRYQQQLGDGSQWGIRLSYAVQPTPGGLAQAFIIGADFIGDDLCALVLGDNIFHGHDLHHLLDSAMQHQNGATVFAYHVQDPHRYGVAEFDATGKVLSLEEKPMAPKSNYAVTGLYFYDQQVVRLAHDLKPSARGELEITDLNRLYMNQNALNVKIMGRGYAWLDTGTHDSLLEAAQFISILEKRQGLKVACPEEIAWRHGWIDAQQLEQLAQPLARNGYGHYLLGLLKEQVF; encoded by the coding sequence ATGATTCAACGCAAAGGCATCATTCTGGCCGGCGGCTCCGGTACTCGGCTGCACCCATCTACATTAGCCGTCAGTAAACAATTACTGACCGTCTATGACAAACCCATGATCTATTATCCGTTGAGCACGCTACTGTTAGCCGGCATACGCGATGCGTTGATCATCTCCACCCCGCAGGATACGCCACGTTACCAGCAACAACTGGGTGATGGCAGTCAGTGGGGCATTCGTCTGAGTTATGCAGTTCAGCCTACGCCGGGCGGGCTGGCACAGGCTTTTATCATCGGCGCGGACTTTATTGGCGATGATCTGTGTGCACTGGTGCTGGGTGACAACATCTTCCATGGCCACGATCTTCATCACCTGCTGGATAGCGCCATGCAGCACCAGAACGGCGCCACCGTATTTGCCTACCATGTGCAGGATCCGCATCGCTATGGTGTCGCTGAATTTGATGCCACCGGTAAGGTATTGAGTCTGGAAGAAAAACCAATGGCCCCTAAAAGCAACTACGCGGTTACCGGTTTGTATTTTTATGATCAACAGGTTGTACGCCTCGCGCATGATCTGAAACCTTCTGCCAGAGGTGAATTGGAAATTACCGATTTGAACCGGTTATACATGAACCAGAATGCGCTGAACGTAAAAATTATGGGCCGTGGCTACGCCTGGCTGGATACCGGCACACATGACAGCCTGCTTGAAGCCGCTCAGTTTATTTCCATATTAGAGAAACGTCAAGGACTCAAAGTGGCTTGCCCGGAAGAGATTGCATGGCGCCATGGCTGGATTGATGCACAACAGCTGGAACAATTAGCCCAACCATTGGCCAGGAATGGCTATGGCCATTATTTATTGGGATTATTAAAGGAACAGGTGTTTTGA
- the rfbC gene encoding dTDP-4-dehydrorhamnose 3,5-epimerase: protein MDAKKLAIPEVILFTPKVFGDDRGFFFESFNTQVFEQATGLQADFVQDNHSKSQRGVLRGLHYQLPPHAQGKLVRVVQGEVFDVAVDIRQSSPHFGQWVGEVLSAENKYQLWIPPGFAHGFITLSETAEFLYKTTDFYAPQAERSIIWNDPRIAIQWHFNDTPLLSAKDQQSVPLTQATVFD, encoded by the coding sequence ATGGACGCAAAGAAACTGGCTATTCCCGAAGTTATCTTATTTACACCCAAGGTATTTGGCGATGACCGCGGTTTTTTCTTCGAAAGCTTTAATACACAAGTATTTGAACAGGCTACCGGCCTGCAAGCTGATTTTGTCCAGGATAATCATTCCAAGTCACAGCGCGGGGTGCTGCGCGGCCTGCATTACCAGCTGCCGCCACACGCCCAGGGCAAACTGGTTCGCGTGGTGCAAGGTGAGGTGTTCGATGTCGCAGTGGATATTCGTCAGTCTTCTCCCCACTTTGGGCAATGGGTCGGCGAAGTTTTGTCCGCAGAGAATAAATATCAGTTATGGATTCCACCAGGCTTTGCCCATGGCTTCATTACCTTAAGCGAGACTGCTGAGTTTCTATACAAAACCACCGATTTTTATGCGCCACAGGCTGAAAGAAGCATTATCTGGAACGACCCCCGTATCGCCATCCAATGGCATTTCAACGATACGCCACTGCTCTCCGCAAAAGACCAGCAATCGGTACCCCTGACGCAGGCCACCGTGTTTGATTGA
- a CDS encoding penicillin-binding protein activator, translating to MFKLPINGATTYNVIFIRIFITMQRFFAACLISIIALHISPRAFSTHLEDHISNYDETASAPSLVPHVALLLPLQSSSFGQAADVVRQGFAAAATREQTLPTTIRVYSTTDDPLDILITYHQALDAGAILVVGPLTRDGVSALASSSVIAVPTLTLNTADGDIIAPPNLYLFGLQMENEASLSAEFAKAENRPHAVIIHDGSPLSLRLQAAFADKWLQSDAYATAESIPYYNEPSVLKQFRRQTADKNTVIFLTLDAKKSRILRPYLNPGTPVYATSQVYTGKDNSLYNHDLNDIRFVDMPWLLQPDHPAVMAYRHADNLGSMDMERLYALGIDAFRLMARMLQAYTVDEISLDGVTGYIHFTPPNQFIREAIPAKFHNGRVLRLNSQ from the coding sequence ATGTTTAAATTGCCTATCAACGGCGCAACCACATATAATGTGATTTTTATCCGCATATTCATCACGATGCAACGTTTTTTTGCTGCCTGTCTGATATCTATCATCGCACTGCACATCAGTCCACGCGCCTTTTCGACCCACTTGGAAGATCATATTTCCAATTATGACGAGACAGCGTCGGCGCCATCGCTCGTGCCGCATGTTGCCCTGCTGTTACCGTTACAATCATCATCATTCGGACAAGCTGCGGATGTAGTACGACAAGGTTTCGCAGCGGCGGCAACGCGCGAACAGACCCTGCCGACCACCATCCGGGTTTATTCAACAACCGATGATCCACTGGATATCCTCATCACCTACCATCAGGCACTGGATGCCGGTGCCATACTGGTGGTGGGCCCCTTGACCCGCGACGGCGTATCTGCCCTGGCTTCCAGCAGCGTAATCGCAGTCCCCACACTCACATTAAATACAGCTGACGGCGATATCATAGCACCGCCCAACCTCTATCTGTTTGGCTTGCAAATGGAAAATGAAGCCAGCCTGAGCGCAGAATTCGCCAAGGCTGAAAATAGGCCGCATGCAGTTATTATTCATGACGGCAGCCCTTTGTCGTTACGCTTGCAAGCCGCTTTTGCAGACAAATGGCTGCAGTCGGATGCATATGCAACTGCCGAATCCATCCCTTATTATAATGAGCCCTCCGTGTTGAAACAGTTTCGCAGGCAGACGGCGGATAAAAATACGGTTATTTTCCTCACTCTGGATGCTAAGAAATCCCGCATATTGCGACCCTATCTCAACCCCGGCACGCCCGTCTACGCTACTTCCCAAGTCTATACCGGCAAGGATAATTCTCTGTACAACCATGACCTCAATGATATCCGGTTTGTTGACATGCCCTGGTTATTACAGCCGGATCATCCCGCCGTCATGGCCTATCGTCATGCAGATAACCTCGGGAGTATGGATATGGAGCGCCTTTACGCATTAGGTATCGATGCTTTTCGATTAATGGCACGCATGTTGCAAGCATATACAGTTGATGAAATTTCATTAGATGGCGTAACAGGATATATCCATTTTACGCCACCCAATCAATTCATACGGGAAGCAATCCCAGCCAAGTTTCATAATGGCCGTGTATTACGCCTGAACTCGCAATAA
- a CDS encoding YraN family protein, with translation MNGNQAEQLAIAFLQRQNLILLTQNYRCRFGEIDLIMRDKTILVFVEVRMRSSDYFGGAAASITLSKQTRLLRTARHYLAGLNNNPACRFDVVLLSGSHGQKIEWIQNAFGE, from the coding sequence ATGAACGGTAATCAGGCAGAACAACTGGCAATCGCTTTTCTCCAACGTCAAAACCTGATTCTACTCACACAGAACTATCGTTGCCGATTTGGGGAAATTGATCTGATCATGCGCGACAAGACCATACTGGTCTTTGTCGAAGTCAGAATGCGGTCAAGCGATTATTTCGGCGGTGCAGCGGCCAGTATTACCTTATCCAAACAAACCCGGCTATTGCGTACAGCCCGTCATTATCTTGCCGGATTAAACAATAATCCCGCTTGTCGCTTTGATGTGGTCCTCCTGTCAGGTAGCCATGGTCAAAAAATCGAATGGATTCAGAATGCTTTTGGTGAGTAG
- a CDS encoding pteridine reductase: MQGKVILITGGAKRVGAAICRKLHRYGANLVIHYRASLAAAQALQAELNQKRPDSVVLVQADLLDTRLLPDLIDKAAARFGRLDVLINNASSFFPTPLGECTLETWDDLIGSNLQAPLFLSQAAAPYLRQQRGCIVNIVDIHADRPLKNYVIYSAAKGGLASLTRSLALELAPEVRVNGVSPGPILWPEDGELTNEAARQAIIEATLLKRTGEPEDIARTVRFLIAEAPYITGQIIAVDGGRSINL; encoded by the coding sequence GTGCAAGGAAAAGTAATACTGATTACGGGGGGAGCTAAACGAGTTGGTGCGGCTATTTGCAGAAAATTACATAGGTACGGCGCTAATCTCGTCATACATTATCGTGCCTCGCTGGCGGCCGCACAGGCTTTGCAGGCTGAGTTAAATCAAAAACGGCCTGATTCAGTGGTGTTAGTTCAAGCCGATTTACTGGATACCCGTCTGTTACCTGATTTAATCGATAAAGCTGCGGCGCGATTTGGCAGACTGGATGTACTGATCAATAATGCTTCCAGTTTTTTTCCGACACCGTTAGGTGAGTGTACGCTGGAAACGTGGGATGATCTGATCGGTAGTAACCTCCAAGCGCCGCTGTTCTTATCGCAGGCCGCGGCACCTTATCTGAGGCAACAGCGGGGTTGTATTGTCAATATTGTGGATATTCATGCGGATCGTCCCCTGAAAAATTATGTAATCTATAGCGCAGCCAAAGGTGGCCTGGCATCACTGACCCGATCGTTGGCGCTGGAGCTTGCACCTGAAGTACGGGTCAATGGCGTCTCTCCAGGTCCCATTTTATGGCCGGAGGATGGCGAACTGACCAATGAAGCCGCCCGTCAAGCTATCATTGAGGCAACGTTATTAAAACGCACCGGCGAACCGGAAGATATTGCCAGAACGGTACGCTTTCTTATTGCAGAAGCACCGTATATTACGGGCCAGATCATTGCCGTGGATGGCGGGCGCAGCATTAATCTGTAA
- a CDS encoding class I SAM-dependent methyltransferase, whose translation MPSRTTLPTPNEAALQHSHAAQQAIQAEIRAADHWISFAHYMEHALYAPGLGYYSGGTTKFGSAGDFVTAPEISSLFGRALAQQAQQILRLIEQAAILEFGAGSGKLALDLLLELEKQGCLPEKYFILEVSAELRQRQRALFNDQAPHLVSRLHWLEQLPSTFDGLILANEVLDAMPVHLVTWRDNQLFERGVACQNETFTWQERPLLKGTLFEIASKLTLQVNRNGNQNQPYTSEINLAVRPFIHSLADMLRQGAIILIDYGFGNNEYYHPQRNQGTLMCHYRHHAHDDPFYLPGLQDITSHVDFSAVVEAIPHTGLEFLGYTTQAHFLINCGITEILAQTSAEDIHAYLPQANQLQKLVSPAEMGELFKVIAMGKHIDQSLIGFRSGDKSHLL comes from the coding sequence ATGCCTTCACGCACGACATTACCGACACCCAATGAAGCTGCTCTCCAGCACAGCCATGCAGCACAACAAGCCATTCAAGCCGAGATCCGCGCCGCAGATCATTGGATTTCCTTTGCACATTATATGGAACACGCGCTCTATGCCCCCGGCCTGGGTTACTACAGCGGCGGCACAACCAAGTTCGGGAGTGCGGGTGACTTTGTCACTGCGCCTGAGATTTCTTCTCTATTTGGCCGCGCTCTGGCACAACAGGCACAGCAAATACTGAGGCTGATCGAGCAAGCGGCTATTCTGGAATTTGGCGCCGGTTCTGGCAAGCTGGCACTGGATTTATTGCTTGAATTGGAAAAACAGGGATGCTTGCCAGAAAAATATTTTATTCTTGAAGTCAGCGCTGAATTACGCCAGCGACAACGGGCTTTGTTTAACGACCAGGCACCTCATCTTGTTTCGCGGCTACACTGGCTTGAACAACTACCCTCCACATTCGATGGCCTGATACTGGCCAATGAGGTACTCGATGCCATGCCGGTGCATCTGGTCACATGGCGGGATAATCAACTGTTCGAGCGCGGCGTCGCTTGTCAAAATGAAACATTTACCTGGCAGGAACGTCCGCTACTAAAGGGCACATTATTTGAGATCGCCAGCAAATTAACTCTCCAAGTTAACCGGAATGGCAACCAGAATCAGCCTTACACCAGTGAAATCAACCTGGCCGTGAGACCTTTCATCCACAGCCTGGCAGACATGTTGCGGCAAGGTGCCATCATTCTGATCGATTATGGTTTCGGAAATAACGAGTATTATCACCCTCAACGCAATCAGGGAACGCTCATGTGCCATTATCGTCATCATGCGCACGATGATCCATTTTACTTACCGGGATTGCAGGACATCACCAGCCACGTCGATTTCAGCGCGGTCGTAGAAGCCATCCCCCATACCGGGCTGGAATTCCTGGGATATACGACTCAGGCCCACTTTCTGATCAATTGTGGCATCACAGAAATACTGGCACAGACTTCAGCCGAAGATATTCACGCCTACCTGCCGCAGGCAAATCAATTGCAAAAACTGGTCAGTCCTGCCGAAATGGGCGAATTATTCAAAGTCATCGCCATGGGCAAGCATATTGACCAATCATTAATCGGTTTTCGCAGTGGAGATAAAAGCCATTTATTGTAA
- a CDS encoding universal stress protein yields MYFKNVLVTTDFSDVSFAAFAYAANMEHSHITILNVMQDWNAPPLLLEQLPDPDTLTKYREDIFKQTKAKLDLIAQEHFHNLKTHTEAIPGTDDPAAAICQFANENDINAILIAGHGRGSLGNLFIGSTVQKILQAARCPVIVVPKAR; encoded by the coding sequence ATGTACTTTAAAAATGTTTTGGTGACTACTGATTTCTCAGATGTATCGTTTGCTGCTTTTGCATACGCGGCAAATATGGAGCACAGCCACATTACCATATTGAATGTTATGCAGGATTGGAATGCACCTCCGCTATTATTGGAGCAACTTCCAGACCCCGATACGCTGACAAAATACCGAGAAGATATTTTCAAACAAACCAAGGCCAAGTTGGATCTGATTGCTCAGGAACATTTTCATAACCTGAAGACCCACACCGAAGCCATTCCCGGCACGGACGATCCCGCAGCAGCGATCTGTCAATTCGCGAATGAAAACGATATTAATGCGATCTTGATAGCCGGCCATGGCCGAGGATCACTGGGCAACCTATTTATCGGCAGTACGGTACAAAAAATACTACAGGCCGCCAGATGCCCTGTGATCGTTGTCCCCAAGGCTCGGTAG
- the hisC gene encoding histidinol-phosphate transaminase, with product MPNSYTPDQIIRPEILALSAYHVSPATGMIKLDAMENPYTLPAVLRDEIAQLAAEAPVNRYPDASAASLIATLREALAIPPDMAVLLGNGSDEVIQIIAMAMARPGAVLMSVEPAFVMFRMIATFARIDYVGVPLNSDFSLNLDAMLAAIEKHQPAVIFLAYPNNPTGNLFDAKMISRIIEATPGLVVVDEAYHVFADKSLMGELARHPNLLLMRTLSKVGLAGLRLGLLIGRSEWLVQMEKLRLPYNVGIMTQLIAKAVLRHPDILLQQATAIKTERAEMNRRLSALAGIQVFHSDANFILFRINEANQVFQALKQRGILIKNLNGTHPLLKDCLRVTIGTPDENTQFCTALHAIIDRSA from the coding sequence ATGCCTAATTCTTACACCCCAGATCAGATTATTCGTCCGGAAATTCTTGCACTCTCGGCCTATCATGTTTCACCTGCAACAGGCATGATAAAACTGGATGCGATGGAAAACCCGTACACATTGCCCGCCGTACTGCGCGATGAGATTGCGCAATTGGCAGCCGAGGCGCCCGTCAATCGTTATCCCGATGCCAGCGCTGCTTCGCTGATTGCCACTTTGCGGGAAGCACTGGCTATTCCACCTGACATGGCAGTATTACTCGGCAATGGTTCAGATGAGGTCATTCAGATTATCGCCATGGCAATGGCCAGACCGGGTGCCGTATTAATGAGTGTTGAGCCCGCATTTGTTATGTTTCGCATGATCGCTACTTTTGCTCGCATTGATTATGTCGGGGTGCCGCTCAACAGTGATTTTTCACTGAACCTCGATGCCATGCTGGCAGCGATCGAAAAACATCAACCCGCAGTCATTTTTCTCGCCTATCCCAATAATCCAACAGGCAACTTGTTTGATGCCAAAATGATTTCTCGTATTATTGAAGCGACTCCCGGTCTGGTCGTTGTGGATGAGGCCTATCATGTCTTTGCTGACAAAAGCTTAATGGGAGAACTCGCACGACACCCAAACTTATTATTAATGCGTACGCTTTCCAAAGTGGGACTGGCGGGTTTAAGGCTCGGACTATTAATTGGCCGGTCTGAATGGCTGGTACAGATGGAAAAGCTGCGTTTGCCCTATAATGTGGGCATAATGACCCAATTAATTGCAAAAGCGGTATTGCGCCACCCTGATATACTATTGCAACAAGCCACGGCAATTAAAACCGAACGGGCAGAAATGAACAGGCGCTTGAGTGCATTGGCGGGTATTCAGGTTTTTCATTCGGATGCTAATTTTATTTTATTTCGTATCAACGAAGCCAATCAGGTTTTTCAGGCACTCAAACAGCGTGGAATATTAATCAAGAACCTGAATGGAACACACCCCTTATTAAAAGATTGCTTACGTGTGACAATCGGAACACCGGATGAAAATACACAATTTTGTACCGCTTTACACGCCATAATCGACAGATCAGCTTAA
- the hisB gene encoding imidazoleglycerol-phosphate dehydratase HisB — protein MRQAHITRHTLETQISVNLNLDGTGQAILETGIPFLDHMLDQIARHGMLDIEVTAKGDLHIDAHHTVEDIGITLGQAFKQAVGDKKGLRRYGHAYVPLDEALSRVVIDLSGRPGLELKIDFVRARIGEFDVDLVNEFFQGFVNHAWVTLHIDNLTGKNAHHQAETVFKAFGRALRMAIELDPGAADIIPSTKGSL, from the coding sequence ATGCGACAGGCACACATTACGCGTCATACACTGGAAACCCAAATCAGTGTCAATTTAAACCTGGATGGAACAGGCCAGGCCATACTGGAAACCGGCATTCCCTTTTTGGATCATATGCTCGATCAGATAGCACGCCATGGCATGCTGGATATTGAAGTTACTGCCAAAGGGGATTTGCATATCGATGCACACCATACGGTCGAAGATATCGGCATTACGTTGGGACAGGCCTTCAAACAGGCAGTAGGTGATAAAAAAGGTTTACGCCGCTATGGCCATGCTTATGTGCCACTGGATGAGGCATTATCAAGAGTCGTCATTGATTTATCCGGACGCCCTGGGCTCGAGCTTAAAATCGATTTTGTGCGTGCCCGTATTGGTGAATTTGATGTAGATTTGGTGAATGAATTCTTTCAGGGTTTTGTCAATCATGCTTGGGTTACCCTGCATATTGATAACCTCACCGGTAAAAATGCGCATCACCAGGCAGAAACGGTATTCAAGGCATTTGGTCGGGCACTCCGCATGGCAATAGAGCTTGATCCTGGTGCAGCGGACATCATACCGTCTACCAAGGGATCTTTATAA
- the hisH gene encoding imidazole glycerol phosphate synthase subunit HisH: MTDIAIVDYGMGNLRSVLKALEHAAPTASIVVTSDPSIVHQAKRVIVPGQGAMPNCMRELDARGLHQVVLEAAANKPFLGICIGLQMLFEESEEGHVSCLNILPGKVVHFPIEAMTTTDGQKLKVPHMGWNQVHQTMAHPLWEGIADNTRFYFVHSYHVETSHLKSIAASSNYPFPFTCAVAQDNIFAVQFHPEKSHASGLRLLSNFAQWTPNFKN, encoded by the coding sequence ATGACTGATATTGCAATTGTTGATTATGGAATGGGCAATTTACGCTCAGTATTGAAAGCCCTGGAGCATGCAGCCCCGACCGCTTCCATTGTAGTTACGAGTGACCCATCCATCGTACACCAGGCGAAACGCGTCATTGTACCCGGTCAGGGTGCCATGCCAAACTGCATGCGTGAATTAGATGCACGCGGGCTACACCAGGTCGTATTAGAAGCGGCTGCCAACAAACCCTTCCTCGGAATATGCATTGGCTTACAAATGCTCTTTGAGGAAAGTGAAGAAGGCCATGTCAGCTGTTTAAATATTTTACCGGGCAAAGTGGTTCATTTCCCAATTGAAGCCATGACAACAACCGATGGTCAAAAGCTTAAGGTACCCCATATGGGCTGGAACCAGGTACATCAAACGATGGCGCACCCCCTGTGGGAAGGAATCGCCGATAATACCCGATTTTATTTTGTACACAGCTATCACGTTGAAACAAGTCATCTAAAATCGATCGCTGCAAGTAGTAATTATCCTTTCCCATTTACTTGTGCTGTCGCACAGGATAATATTTTTGCTGTTCAGTTTCATCCGGAAAAGAGTCATGCATCCGGTTTAAGATTATTAAGCAATTTTGCGCAATGGACACCCAACTTCAAAAACTAA